A genomic window from Paenibacillus sp. FSL K6-0276 includes:
- a CDS encoding CpsB/CapC family capsule biosynthesis tyrosine phosphatase yields the protein MIDIHCHILPFMDDGATDWESALVMAQDAYRDGITSVIATPHHANGQYMNNAPDIREAVDLMNEKLRQHGNPLLVLPGQEIRVYGDLLDDLERGQLLSLADSRYILLEMPSSRVPRNMEEICHELIIQGFVPVIAHPERNAEVAADPSKLERLIDLGSLSQVTAQSLAGVFGNKLQKLSLELCRRNAVHVLASDAHDSVHRPFGLNAAYVVLEKELGPEMRDYMRGNAQQIVANGEVNHGNYVQIRRNRHKLFGIFSRKG from the coding sequence ATGATAGATATCCATTGCCACATATTACCCTTTATGGATGACGGAGCCACTGATTGGGAATCCGCTCTCGTCATGGCGCAAGACGCCTATAGAGACGGGATCACTTCCGTCATTGCCACACCACATCACGCCAACGGTCAATATATGAATAACGCCCCCGATATAAGAGAAGCAGTGGATCTGATGAATGAAAAACTTCGTCAGCATGGAAATCCACTGCTTGTTCTTCCAGGTCAGGAAATTAGAGTCTACGGAGATTTACTGGATGATCTGGAGCGGGGGCAACTGCTAAGTCTTGCAGACTCGCGGTACATTTTACTAGAAATGCCTTCTTCACGAGTCCCACGCAACATGGAAGAAATCTGTCACGAGTTGATCATTCAAGGTTTCGTTCCGGTCATCGCCCATCCGGAGCGTAATGCTGAAGTGGCTGCCGATCCTTCTAAATTAGAAAGATTGATAGATCTGGGATCACTGAGTCAGGTAACCGCACAAAGTCTTGCAGGCGTCTTCGGGAATAAGCTTCAGAAGCTATCACTGGAGTTATGTCGTAGAAATGCAGTACATGTGTTGGCCTCTGATGCACATGACAGTGTTCATCGTCCATTTGGATTAAATGCTGCTTATGTGGTTTTAGAGAAAGAATTAGGTCCTGAGATGCGCGACTATATGCGCGGTAATGCTCAGCAAATTGTGGCAAATGGTGAGGTTAATCATGGTAATTACGTACAAATCAGGAGGAATCGACACAAATTGTTTGGGATTTTTTCCCGAAAAGGCTGA
- a CDS encoding glycosyltransferase family 4 protein, which yields MSKKVLFCATVISHIKAFHLPYLQWFREQGWEVHVATNGCEKLELVDKQFNVPFERSPFKSGNLRAFFNLRKIINENKYNIIHCHTPVGGVVTRLAAKPARENGTNIIYTAHGFHFYKGANFLNWLIYLPVEKYLSRYTDCLITINNEDFNCALKYKFKAENIKHVHGVGVNPSIYRPITIERKQELRARYGFDIEDFLLIYAAELNKNKNQRILIEEIMNLKASIPEIKLLLVGEGSSTQEYKILVEKLGLQDNVKFLGYREDLSDIYPMCDIAVASSIREGLGLNIIESMCCALPIVASVNRGHLELVRDFQNGFLFDLNKTQDLSRFIEKIYNLKNMKLEMGQMSLEFSSPYILENVMEEMKDIYNMF from the coding sequence GTGTCAAAAAAGGTTTTATTTTGTGCAACTGTTATTTCTCATATTAAAGCATTTCATTTACCTTATCTACAGTGGTTTAGAGAACAGGGATGGGAAGTTCATGTAGCCACTAATGGATGTGAAAAGCTCGAATTAGTAGATAAACAATTTAATGTGCCTTTTGAACGATCACCATTTAAAAGTGGTAATTTGAGGGCTTTTTTTAATTTAAGAAAAATTATAAATGAAAATAAGTACAATATTATACATTGTCACACACCTGTTGGAGGTGTTGTTACTCGTTTAGCTGCTAAACCTGCTCGTGAAAATGGAACAAATATAATTTATACTGCACATGGATTCCATTTTTACAAGGGAGCTAATTTCTTGAATTGGTTAATTTATTTACCTGTAGAAAAATATTTGTCACGATATACGGATTGTTTAATAACAATAAATAATGAAGATTTCAATTGCGCGTTGAAATATAAATTTAAAGCTGAAAATATTAAGCACGTGCATGGAGTTGGGGTGAATCCATCAATTTATCGACCAATCACTATAGAAAGAAAACAAGAACTAAGAGCTAGGTATGGGTTTGATATTGAAGATTTTTTATTAATATACGCAGCAGAGTTAAATAAGAATAAGAACCAAAGGATTCTAATAGAAGAAATTATGAATCTCAAGGCAAGTATTCCTGAGATTAAGCTGCTGTTAGTTGGTGAAGGATCATCTACTCAAGAGTACAAAATTTTAGTTGAGAAGCTGGGTTTGCAGGATAATGTTAAATTCTTAGGATATAGAGAGGACTTAAGCGATATATATCCAATGTGCGACATTGCTGTAGCATCTAGTATTCGTGAAGGATTAGGACTTAATATTATTGAAAGTATGTGCTGTGCTCTGCCAATTGTGGCGTCTGTTAACCGAGGTCATCTTGAATTAGTGAGGGATTTTCAAAACGGTTTTTTATTCGATTTAAATAAAACTCAAGATTTAAGTAGATTTATAGAAAAGATTTATAATTTGAAGAATATGAAGCTTGAAATGGGTCAAATGAGTTTGGAATTTTCCAGTCCATACATACTTGAGAATGTTATGGAAGAAATGAAAGATATCTACAATATGTTTTGA
- a CDS encoding NAD(P)-dependent oxidoreductase has product MELTGKVIFITGATGCVGNHLLDRLLDFDCKEIRCLVRNKGFLSSSDERVVIIPGDLSSEDVINQALSNVDIVINCAAQVHSYNSSEEDFIQINVMQTDNLMKLSMANNISRFILISTVATYEDSSIVSESSKRIPVSVYGKSKLAAEEIALGYFRDFGFPVSIVQLGTLFGKYDRGNFGGLIKIIKKGLFPILGFGENVKSFTYVKDAVNGIVSTIITDKTLGKRFIISDSLEVSFINLIRLVSIEINTKLYIIRIPYKISFSALLLIDKFFKRNLSYKAKALIKETKYDASLSKKLIGDYIEFGFVDGFRDCKQWYIENAR; this is encoded by the coding sequence ATGGAACTAACAGGAAAAGTAATATTTATCACTGGTGCTACTGGATGCGTTGGTAATCATTTACTAGATAGATTGTTGGATTTTGATTGCAAAGAAATTAGATGCTTAGTTAGAAATAAAGGTTTTTTGTCATCTTCTGATGAACGAGTCGTCATTATTCCTGGCGATCTTTCTTCAGAAGATGTAATCAACCAGGCATTAAGTAATGTTGACATTGTTATTAACTGTGCAGCTCAAGTCCATTCATATAATTCTTCTGAAGAAGATTTTATTCAAATTAATGTAATGCAAACTGATAATCTTATGAAATTAAGTATGGCAAATAATATTTCTAGGTTTATTTTAATAAGTACAGTGGCTACATATGAAGATAGTTCAATTGTTAGTGAATCATCCAAACGTATTCCAGTCAGTGTATATGGAAAATCGAAACTTGCAGCTGAAGAAATTGCTCTGGGATATTTCCGCGATTTTGGATTTCCTGTTAGTATAGTGCAATTAGGGACATTGTTTGGAAAATATGATAGAGGGAACTTTGGAGGGTTAATAAAAATTATTAAGAAGGGATTATTCCCGATACTTGGGTTTGGTGAAAATGTAAAATCATTCACTTATGTAAAGGATGCAGTTAATGGAATTGTTTCAACTATTATCACAGATAAGACTTTGGGGAAACGGTTTATTATTTCGGATTCTTTAGAAGTTTCTTTCATTAATTTAATACGACTAGTTTCAATTGAAATAAATACTAAACTTTATATTATTCGTATTCCCTATAAAATTTCATTTTCTGCTTTACTATTGATTGACAAGTTCTTCAAACGCAATCTATCGTACAAAGCTAAGGCTTTAATAAAAGAAACAAAATATGATGCTTCTTTAAGTAAAAAATTGATTGGTGACTATATTGAATTTGGTTTTGTAGATGGATTTAGAGATTGCAAACAATGGTACATAGAAAATGCAAGATAA
- a CDS encoding nucleoside-diphosphate sugar epimerase/dehydratase, whose protein sequence is MTAKSRVVLLFFIDLAIIWFSIVTSYLFRFSNQPLQDYLVQMLQFGLIATFAFGGSLIYFGLYRRMWQYASIGEIISVSKAIVSGSLLSFLLAYFILPERVPFAIEVRTMETVLLLVGGVRFLWRVLHNDRINSKETQTHTLIVGAGDCGILIAREMMGLSFAHTKLVGFIDDSVNKYHMSILGVPVLGNRYAIPAIVKEREIHEIIIAMPSVSRTEISEIINLAKKTGAKLKIIPALNDLIAGKISVKKLRDVSVEDLLGREPIIADLNSILGYVHHKTVLVTGAGGSIGSELCRQIAPFGPDKLMLLGHGENSIYTIEMELRKIFPDLNIVTVIADVQDRSRMMDVFSSHNPHVVFHAAAHKHVPLMERNPSEAIKNNVFGTRNVADCADKYGAERFVMISSDKAVNPTSVMGASKRIAEMYVQSLHTTSRTKFSAVRFGNVLGSRGSVIPAFQQQIAVGGPVTVTHPEMVRYFMTIPEAVQLVIQSGSFAKGGEVFILDMGEPVKILTLAEDLITLSGYEPYKDIDIQFSGIREGEKLYEELLTDEENLGSTDHGRIFIGRPNAISLSQLELEFKRLDRVLAENPEVIREVINQIVPMQPVVQVAIS, encoded by the coding sequence ATGACAGCGAAATCTAGAGTGGTTCTTTTATTCTTCATTGACCTTGCGATCATCTGGTTCAGCATCGTGACATCCTATTTGTTCCGGTTCTCTAACCAACCTCTTCAGGATTATCTTGTTCAAATGCTGCAATTTGGTCTGATCGCAACGTTTGCATTTGGAGGAAGCCTGATTTATTTTGGTCTATACCGAAGAATGTGGCAGTATGCCAGCATCGGAGAGATCATATCCGTTTCAAAAGCTATTGTATCAGGTTCATTACTTTCATTTTTATTAGCGTATTTTATTTTGCCAGAACGAGTGCCCTTTGCAATAGAAGTTCGGACCATGGAGACTGTTCTATTGTTAGTAGGTGGGGTTCGATTCTTGTGGAGAGTGCTCCATAATGACCGAATCAATTCCAAAGAAACTCAGACCCATACACTAATTGTTGGTGCAGGCGATTGCGGAATATTGATTGCTAGAGAAATGATGGGACTGTCTTTTGCTCATACCAAGCTGGTGGGTTTCATTGATGATAGTGTTAATAAATATCATATGTCTATACTGGGTGTGCCAGTGTTGGGCAATCGTTACGCTATTCCTGCTATTGTGAAAGAACGTGAAATTCATGAGATCATTATCGCTATGCCTTCCGTCTCACGGACTGAGATTTCTGAAATTATTAATCTTGCGAAGAAGACAGGGGCCAAGCTTAAGATTATACCGGCACTTAACGATCTGATCGCTGGAAAAATATCGGTGAAGAAACTGCGGGATGTTAGCGTTGAAGATTTGCTAGGCCGTGAGCCGATTATAGCGGATTTGAACAGTATTCTAGGTTATGTACACCATAAGACTGTGTTAGTTACGGGAGCTGGTGGATCTATTGGTTCAGAACTATGTCGGCAGATTGCTCCATTTGGCCCGGACAAGTTGATGCTACTTGGACACGGTGAGAATAGCATTTATACGATTGAGATGGAGCTTCGCAAGATATTTCCTGATCTGAATATTGTTACCGTGATCGCGGATGTACAGGACCGCAGTCGGATGATGGACGTATTCAGTAGCCATAATCCACATGTTGTCTTTCATGCGGCAGCACATAAACACGTTCCATTGATGGAACGAAACCCTTCGGAAGCCATTAAGAACAATGTCTTCGGTACAAGGAATGTTGCAGATTGTGCAGATAAATATGGTGCGGAGAGATTTGTCATGATCTCTTCGGATAAAGCGGTTAACCCAACGAGTGTGATGGGGGCAAGTAAGCGGATTGCTGAAATGTATGTGCAAAGTCTGCATACCACAAGTAGAACGAAGTTCTCAGCAGTGCGTTTTGGGAACGTACTTGGCAGTCGTGGTAGCGTAATTCCGGCTTTTCAGCAGCAGATTGCTGTGGGTGGTCCGGTCACCGTTACTCATCCAGAAATGGTGCGTTATTTCATGACGATTCCAGAGGCCGTTCAGCTTGTAATCCAATCTGGTTCTTTTGCCAAAGGTGGAGAAGTCTTCATTCTGGATATGGGAGAACCGGTCAAGATTCTAACATTGGCTGAAGATTTGATCACCCTCTCTGGTTATGAGCCCTATAAGGATATTGATATTCAGTTCTCCGGTATTCGTGAGGGCGAGAAGTTATATGAAGAGTTGTTGACAGATGAAGAAAATTTAGGCTCTACAGATCATGGAAGAATCTTTATCGGTAGACCTAATGCGATAAGTCTGAGTCAGCTAGAACTGGAGTTTAAACGATTGGATCGAGTGCTGGCTGAAAATCCTGAAGTCATTCGTGAAGTGATCAATCAAATTGTACCAATGCAGCCTGTTGTTCAAGTTGCTATCAGCTAA
- a CDS encoding CpsD/CapB family tyrosine-protein kinase, translated as MSQLPNKQRHLITVTNPRSPVSEAFRALRTNIDFSSVDETIQVIMVTSSGPEEGKSTVSANLAAAYAQADKKVLLIDADLRKPTAHKTFSLSNRFGLSSLLSQQAVLEDTVQDSGVPNLSIMTSGPIPPNPAEMMASNRMSTLLQDLRQRYDVILIDTPPLLAVTDAQIMASKSDGVIMVVSYGKVKRDIAVKAKTNLDRVGAKMLGVVLNNVKRKASEGYYYYYYGN; from the coding sequence ATGTCACAGCTGCCAAATAAACAACGTCATCTGATTACCGTTACGAACCCGCGCTCGCCTGTATCGGAAGCGTTTCGCGCGCTGCGCACGAATATTGATTTTTCCTCTGTGGATGAGACCATTCAAGTAATCATGGTAACTTCGTCCGGTCCGGAGGAAGGTAAATCTACGGTATCTGCTAACCTAGCGGCGGCATACGCACAGGCAGATAAGAAAGTACTCTTGATTGACGCGGATTTGCGGAAGCCCACAGCTCACAAGACTTTTTCACTTAGTAACCGTTTCGGTTTATCGTCGCTGTTGTCTCAGCAGGCTGTTCTTGAGGACACTGTCCAAGACTCTGGCGTTCCCAATCTTTCCATCATGACCTCTGGACCGATCCCGCCAAACCCTGCGGAAATGATGGCTTCCAATCGGATGAGTACTCTTTTGCAGGACTTGCGTCAGCGTTATGATGTCATTCTTATTGATACCCCACCGTTATTGGCGGTTACGGATGCGCAGATTATGGCTTCCAAGAGTGATGGTGTCATTATGGTCGTCAGCTATGGCAAGGTAAAACGCGATATTGCAGTGAAAGCTAAAACCAACCTTGATCGTGTAGGTGCTAAGATGCTTGGGGTGGTTCTCAATAATGTGAAACGTAAAGCCAGCGAAGGTTACTACTACTACTACTATGGAAATTGA
- a CDS encoding sugar transferase yields the protein MKRVFDIFLATFLLILLSPFFIFIPILIRLDSPGSVFFTQQRIGKNNCMFTIFKFRTMAINTPNLPTHLIESKSYITASGKWLRKSSLDEIPQLINILLGHMSFVGPRPALYNQAGLITDRTKRGIHSLVPGLTGWAQVNGRDEISDYQKADFDEYYLKHRSLRFDFKILLITISSVIRARGVSG from the coding sequence GTGAAACGTGTTTTCGATATTTTTTTAGCGACCTTCTTATTAATCTTGTTGTCTCCCTTTTTTATATTTATACCTATTTTAATAAGGTTGGATTCTCCTGGATCAGTTTTTTTCACACAACAACGAATCGGGAAAAACAATTGTATGTTTACTATATTTAAATTCAGAACAATGGCTATAAATACACCAAATCTACCTACACATTTAATTGAGTCGAAAAGTTACATAACTGCTTCTGGTAAGTGGCTTAGAAAATCAAGTCTTGATGAGATACCTCAACTAATAAATATTTTGTTGGGTCATATGAGTTTTGTAGGTCCAAGACCTGCCTTATATAATCAAGCAGGTTTGATTACTGATCGAACAAAAAGGGGAATTCACTCATTAGTGCCTGGTCTTACAGGATGGGCACAAGTAAATGGACGAGATGAGATCAGTGACTATCAAAAAGCTGATTTTGATGAGTATTATTTAAAACATCGATCCTTACGTTTTGATTTTAAAATTTTATTAATAACTATCTCTTCTGTCATTAGAGCAAGAGGTGTAAGTGGGTGA
- a CDS encoding Wzz/FepE/Etk N-terminal domain-containing protein has translation MSSQELDLRDYFQIVRKRLWLIVSIVVLVCGVAGVYSLYIKNPVYEASTKIIVNQTPTQSAAAQLDLNQINTNIQLINTYKEIIKTPAILDIVTKDYPQFNITAEELLKKVNVSSVNNTQVMTLVVRDNSYQRAAEIVNAISLVFKDEIPNLFNVQNVSILNEAKVNPLIEPGPVEPNVLMNMAIAFIVSLMIGLGIAFLLEYMDDTLKTEADIEKYLGLPTIAMITRLGQEESKQGATQAQTQTQTQSSRKAGDLEHVTAAK, from the coding sequence TTGTCATCACAGGAATTGGATCTTCGCGATTATTTTCAGATTGTCAGGAAGAGACTATGGCTGATTGTTAGCATAGTTGTTTTAGTGTGCGGTGTTGCTGGTGTATACAGTCTGTATATTAAGAATCCGGTGTATGAAGCATCCACGAAGATTATCGTCAACCAGACACCGACTCAGTCGGCAGCAGCGCAGCTTGATTTAAACCAGATTAATACTAATATTCAATTGATTAATACGTATAAGGAAATTATTAAGACTCCAGCCATCCTTGATATTGTTACGAAGGATTATCCGCAATTCAATATTACCGCGGAAGAACTGTTGAAGAAGGTTAATGTGAGCTCCGTCAATAACACGCAGGTGATGACACTTGTCGTTCGAGATAACTCGTATCAACGAGCTGCTGAAATCGTGAATGCCATTTCACTTGTATTCAAGGATGAGATTCCTAATCTATTTAACGTGCAGAACGTATCGATTCTGAATGAGGCTAAAGTGAATCCGCTTATCGAGCCAGGACCCGTAGAACCGAATGTCTTAATGAACATGGCTATAGCTTTCATCGTTTCTTTGATGATTGGCTTAGGGATTGCTTTCCTGCTGGAATACATGGACGATACGCTGAAGACAGAAGCAGACATTGAGAAATATTTGGGTCTGCCAACGATAGCTATGATTACAAGATTAGGTCAAGAAGAAAGCAAACAAGGTGCAACACAGGCACAGACACAGACACAGACGCAATCATCCAGAAAGGCGGGGGACCTCGAACATGTCACAGCTGCCAAATAA
- a CDS encoding stalk domain-containing protein: MSKATLPVIALSLIASIGLAPLTASAPISVSAAAVPSATTKAANTTIKVQSMNVNMIFDGVSIGTPAGQYVFMYNNTTYVPLRFMSYALQKSVSWDAKNVKVTVAEPSSSELVAIKEYLMNATNGNSSTAVTKNIVLNQVKASYVFKGSTKALPAGQSSFILNGSLYVPLRFLSESVGNNISWDQKTKTITAASKAYQEQVGAKDPSAVATPAPKDTTGATGGGAAGTGKVSYETITSETEAKLTALKEQSESTLMSILKEYIGAKDEASKKSIKSKGAQQLSSFSATFNSIVADTEQKLNSNGYSTAIISQYRSEFEAQLEIGKKWAGGMAN; encoded by the coding sequence ATGTCTAAAGCAACGCTACCAGTCATAGCTCTATCGTTAATAGCTTCAATAGGGTTAGCGCCCTTAACGGCATCCGCTCCTATTTCCGTATCAGCGGCGGCGGTACCAAGTGCAACAACTAAGGCTGCAAATACTACGATTAAAGTGCAGAGCATGAACGTGAATATGATTTTTGATGGAGTGAGTATTGGGACGCCTGCAGGTCAATATGTATTCATGTACAACAATACAACTTATGTTCCATTGCGGTTCATGTCATATGCCTTGCAGAAGAGTGTAAGTTGGGATGCTAAGAACGTTAAAGTTACCGTAGCAGAGCCAAGCAGCTCAGAGCTTGTTGCGATTAAAGAGTACTTGATGAATGCAACAAATGGTAACAGTTCTACAGCTGTAACAAAGAACATCGTCCTTAATCAAGTTAAGGCTAGCTATGTATTTAAAGGTTCCACCAAGGCACTGCCTGCGGGCCAATCTAGCTTTATCCTGAATGGCTCTTTATATGTGCCCTTACGGTTTTTATCGGAATCTGTAGGTAATAACATTAGCTGGGATCAGAAGACGAAGACCATTACTGCTGCTTCTAAGGCTTATCAAGAACAAGTTGGCGCTAAGGATCCCTCTGCAGTTGCGACACCAGCGCCAAAGGATACAACTGGTGCAACAGGAGGTGGTGCTGCAGGAACTGGAAAGGTATCTTATGAAACCATTACTAGTGAAACGGAAGCCAAACTTACTGCACTTAAAGAGCAAAGCGAATCGACTTTAATGAGCATTTTGAAAGAATATATCGGAGCAAAAGATGAAGCGAGTAAGAAAAGTATTAAGTCTAAAGGGGCACAACAACTATCCTCGTTTAGTGCTACCTTCAATAGTATAGTTGCCGACACTGAACAAAAACTGAACAGCAATGGTTATAGTACGGCAATTATTAGTCAGTATAGAAGTGAATTTGAAGCACAGCTTGAAATCGGGAAAAAATGGGCTGGGGGAATGGCGAATTAA
- a CDS encoding glycosyltransferase → MPKISVVMGVYNPSNKEMLLQAINSILNQTYSDFEFIICDDGSNNESFKFLQFVCQKDNRIILLKNDINKGLAATLNSCLQIAKGEYIARMDADDISTEKRFQNQVDFLDNNNEYALVGCSAVLFDDSGDWGHRKMIEKPIDKSFLFNSPFIHPSIMIRKSALMKVDGYRVSKETLRCEDYDLFMRLYSLGMKGCNLNETLYRYREDSSAYKRRKYKFRIDEAKVKYKGFKQLGLLPLGLIYVLKPIIVGLIPYKVINVLRNERTT, encoded by the coding sequence TTGCCAAAAATATCGGTTGTAATGGGAGTTTATAATCCGAGTAATAAAGAGATGTTGTTACAGGCTATTAATTCTATTTTAAATCAAACATATTCGGATTTTGAATTTATTATATGTGATGATGGTTCTAATAATGAATCGTTTAAGTTCTTACAATTTGTTTGTCAAAAAGATAATAGAATTATTCTTTTGAAAAACGATATAAATAAGGGCTTAGCAGCGACATTAAATAGTTGTCTTCAAATAGCAAAAGGGGAATACATTGCTAGAATGGATGCTGATGACATCTCAACGGAAAAAAGGTTTCAAAATCAAGTTGATTTCCTAGATAATAATAATGAATATGCGTTAGTAGGATGCAGTGCGGTTCTATTTGATGATAGTGGTGACTGGGGACATAGAAAAATGATCGAAAAACCAATAGATAAGAGTTTTCTATTTAACTCTCCATTTATTCATCCGAGCATAATGATCCGAAAAAGCGCTTTAATGAAAGTAGATGGATATCGAGTTTCAAAAGAGACATTACGATGCGAAGACTACGATTTATTTATGCGACTATATAGCTTAGGAATGAAGGGTTGCAACTTGAATGAAACTCTATATAGGTACAGAGAAGATTCTAGTGCCTATAAAAGGCGTAAATACAAATTTCGCATTGATGAGGCTAAGGTGAAATATAAAGGATTTAAACAACTTGGATTATTACCTTTAGGTTTAATTTATGTGTTAAAACCAATAATAGTGGGGCTAATACCTTATAAAGTTATAAATGTTTTGCGAAACGAAAGGACAACATAA
- a CDS encoding S-layer homology domain-containing protein gives MKKKLVVSTLAVSMAAVAVAGLPLSSKGFADQFGIVGTASAATSTDFASLKERATKLYGTLTDADKQTLRDFRADLQGLTQDKLEADFAPVLTQLKLSDEDKVTLFNFYKEVVSSIYAPDLSAVTDILKSPNYQAYQALLKEIGKQAGITDLSVEEVYSFIFGANGVEQKLITLLKGKSESDLGDLIIHPNSELANHVKTIVLDSTIGTANYSLRASLANLKITKDMIVATKNNVESRLTNEKAAALVLAKAYYNAYLKPTTPKPTDPSTSGNSNSGSDFTTKPLTVDQKFAAASTYDVSKLVQVVDGKATVKLVDTDTINALANLAAAAKAAGKEGTSLTLTLNLGKITSPTVEVPLSKAIVEAAKTNGIANIAVNFNGVTVTIPVSQFSTAIALTVTTAKPEVVTSVTQLKLASDVYEFGLSVDGVATSTFKQPITIKLPLKNTDGLDKELLSVAKLVYGNLQFQGGVLNGEFIVEPRDTFSSYAVLENKVNFSDIASVQAWAGKQIQVVAAKGAIEGVGEGKFAPKSNVTRAEFAKMLIRALNLENNSAVQSFSDVSSTAWYAPYVAVAAEKGIITGRSAAKFDPNATITRAEMATMISRALKSINPAATTNATAISKFSDAAKISASLRDGVAFAADHNLVIGNAGKFNPNDTATRAEAAVIIYRTINFK, from the coding sequence TTGAAAAAGAAACTAGTAGTATCGACATTAGCGGTTAGTATGGCAGCGGTTGCAGTAGCAGGACTTCCGCTTAGCAGCAAAGGATTCGCAGATCAATTTGGGATTGTTGGAACAGCATCCGCTGCGACTAGCACGGATTTTGCTAGTTTGAAGGAGCGTGCAACGAAGCTTTATGGCACACTTACTGATGCTGATAAGCAGACGCTTCGTGATTTCCGTGCTGATCTTCAAGGTCTTACACAAGATAAGTTAGAAGCGGATTTCGCACCTGTTCTGACTCAACTTAAGCTCAGCGATGAAGATAAAGTTACTTTGTTTAATTTCTATAAAGAAGTAGTATCGTCTATCTATGCTCCGGATTTATCCGCAGTTACGGATATTCTGAAGTCCCCTAATTATCAGGCTTATCAAGCACTACTGAAGGAGATCGGTAAACAAGCTGGTATTACAGATCTTTCCGTTGAAGAGGTTTACAGTTTCATTTTTGGCGCAAACGGCGTTGAACAGAAGCTAATCACCTTGCTAAAAGGAAAATCAGAATCGGATCTGGGTGACCTTATTATTCATCCAAACAGTGAACTGGCGAATCATGTGAAGACTATTGTTCTGGATAGCACAATTGGTACAGCTAACTATTCTTTGAGAGCGTCTCTTGCAAATCTCAAAATTACTAAAGATATGATTGTAGCAACCAAGAATAATGTTGAATCTAGACTAACTAATGAAAAAGCAGCAGCTTTAGTTCTGGCGAAAGCTTACTATAACGCCTATCTTAAACCAACTACACCTAAACCAACTGATCCTAGCACTTCTGGAAATTCCAACTCTGGTTCAGATTTCACAACGAAACCTCTAACTGTGGATCAGAAATTTGCAGCTGCTAGTACTTATGATGTATCTAAACTGGTACAAGTGGTAGATGGCAAAGCAACTGTGAAATTGGTAGACACCGATACAATCAATGCCTTGGCTAATCTTGCTGCTGCAGCTAAAGCTGCCGGTAAGGAAGGTACTTCCCTTACGCTGACATTGAATCTTGGTAAGATCACTTCGCCTACTGTTGAAGTTCCACTGTCCAAAGCTATTGTTGAAGCAGCTAAGACCAATGGTATTGCAAATATCGCAGTAAACTTTAATGGCGTAACCGTAACGATTCCTGTGAGTCAGTTCAGTACAGCCATTGCGTTGACAGTAACAACTGCTAAACCAGAAGTCGTAACTTCCGTTACACAATTGAAATTGGCTTCGGATGTATACGAGTTTGGACTCAGTGTAGATGGTGTAGCGACAAGCACATTTAAACAACCAATTACCATTAAACTGCCGCTTAAGAATACTGATGGTCTTGATAAAGAATTGTTGTCCGTAGCGAAGCTTGTATACGGCAACCTGCAATTCCAAGGTGGTGTGCTTAACGGAGAGTTCATCGTAGAACCACGGGATACTTTCTCTTCCTATGCAGTGCTTGAGAATAAAGTAAACTTCTCGGATATTGCTAGTGTACAAGCATGGGCTGGCAAACAAATTCAAGTCGTGGCTGCCAAAGGCGCGATTGAAGGTGTAGGAGAAGGGAAATTCGCACCGAAGAGCAATGTAACTCGTGCAGAGTTCGCTAAGATGCTGATTCGTGCGCTTAACCTGGAGAACAATTCAGCCGTACAAAGCTTTAGTGATGTAAGTTCAACTGCTTGGTATGCACCATATGTAGCAGTTGCAGCGGAGAAAGGGATCATTACTGGCCGCAGTGCCGCTAAGTTCGATCCTAACGCAACCATCACACGTGCAGAGATGGCAACAATGATTTCCCGCGCATTGAAATCTATCAATCCAGCAGCAACAACAAATGCAACGGCAATTAGTAAATTCTCAGATGCTGCTAAGATCAGCGCATCCTTGAGAGATGGCGTGGCATTCGCAGCAGACCATAACTTGGTTATCGGAAATGCTGGTAAGTTCAATCCGAACGATACAGCTACTCGTGCTGAAGCAGCAGTAATTATCTACCGTACCATTAACTTCAAGTAA